The Salvia miltiorrhiza cultivar Shanhuang (shh) chromosome 2, IMPLAD_Smil_shh, whole genome shotgun sequence DNA window tctatattttaaaattcagtAATTTTCTATAGTTTTTcgaattctaatattttaattttttaaacttatgtattcctatttattttatactccctccgtcccaaacgaaatgtcatgttttcctttttgggctgtcccaaacgaaatgtcatgtttccttttttggcaatacactctctctctatacttaatatttaaataatttccaccaacccactttatctactttatacacattttttaatcttcgtgccgaaaagaaataggacatttcgtttgggacggagggagtagtatttaaagTTATTAATAGGACATATGTAATTTATCATAAAATggtatcatatatatatatatatatatatatatatatatatatatatatatatatatatatatatattataaagaaaAGTGTgtggaaataaatttaattggaaggataaaatttaaattaaaaaaaaaataaggagttaaaaaataaaaatcaaattcaatatattatttaaagtaatatattatttgaatgaagtaactttttatttttttatattttccttatatatatatatatatatatatatatatatatattacttgatttgactattaattataattttgaatctGAAAGTAGTTGTTAATCAGGTTTATATCATTAGCAACTTATTATATAAGTGatactatatctatatataaacaaatgttatatttttgcataaattacatgattatattaaaatattatatcactttgcaaataataaatttgataataaaattatttttttttaggttATACTAATAATTACTCTCTACGCCCATAAAAAACAGTCTATTTTTACCATTTAAGGATGCCCACAAAAAATTAGTCTCATTATAGTTTTGGAAAGTTTGCATCACATGATGGATCTGATGGAtctttttcttcactcacaatataattaattaatattatttatattaatttttaagtaTGATCCTTTATTCATTTACAATACActaaccatttttattaaaatctgtatcATCTCtttctaggactattttttgtggacgaagaaaatataaaatacatacaCAATTTATACGAGTCTAAGATTACAATCACCAcgcatagcgcgggagatacactagttAAGATAAAAACTGATGATTGCCATAGATTTGAAACTTCAATTGATCAAACcttcactactagaaaaataTTATCATTAATTAATACTTCTTATTTTCTTATCTCCTTAGAAAAATAATTGGTACAATATCTACTATTCATTTATACACATTAGATGTATCACACTACACACTCCTAATAAAATAaggagtgaaaatttaaaatgccctatTCCTTAAGTTATGTGTGAAAAATGCCgtcttttataaacataagtaTTTTATACCgtattctttaaataccctttgatttgatgggtttgcttggttttttgtgaaagtcttacacatttaaCTGATTTGAtagctatcagtcataaaagtcaacgatttgacagctatcagtcaagagaaCATGTGACCGGTGGATGACTAGAACATGTGTCCGCCTgggcggacacataatttcgtcgggcggacacatgattttaccgaTCAGACACATGATCTGGCGGATAAAATAATGTGTCCGCCCGGACGGACACATGATTTCACCGGGcgaacacatgattttatcggccggacacatgattcgGGTGCTAGAACATGTGTCCGaccggtaaaatcatgtgtccgctcggtgaaattatgtgtccgcccgaacatacacatgatctagccactcaccggtcatatgtactcttgactgatagctgttaaatcattgacttttatgactgatagctgtcaaatcgatcaaatgtataagactttcacaaaaaatcaaacaaactcatcaacatcaaaggataaaataggtacttcacataattagggcatacaATGCTTAAGTTTATAAAATAGAGTATTTTTCATATACAACATAAGGAATAgagcatttttgcctattaacactaaaATAAATATCGAAGATATTCAAGGCTCACAAGTCACAAGCATGCAAACAAACAAGCTTACATGATGCAAAAAACGATGCACCTCCTTTTCCCTCAATTTTTTCGTGGTTGGTCCACACTGTATAACCCATAAAAAATACAACTATCTAATATGCTCACTAGTATTAGTATACTCATTTGAGCAATGCACGatgaacatcgaaattaaatgatatatttaaataaataatataaatattaaatatatttttaaaatacaataaaataaacatcaattactcaataaaaacatgaaatttcaactttgtataaagtgtaaaaataattataattatttttatggagttcgaatatctaatatatttgaatttgtgataaaattgctacaacattaaagttcatgtatttttttacacctttcaaaattcatgtgcaaaaccaTACTACCCCCCAAAGTTGGTATATTTAGGCGCCAATAACCCTAATATATACTGAAGCACGCGCTTACTCTTATAGCTAAACTAACAtgtattacaaaaaataaatatatgattatAATAAAGAGAATAATGTCATAGGCTGGctatattatttgattatttattacattaaaaaaatacaaataatataattGTGAGAAAATATGGTTAGTTGATTACATCAGTGgatcaaatcataaaattatattatagtaGTATATTATATTcgtgaaatttaaataaaaatgtagAAAATATAAAGGGATGACTATAATTCTGAGAATAATGTCATACGCTGAGAAAATAAATCAACTACCCAATGAAATTGTACTAATAAACTAGTGgacttgaattaaaaaaaattaaaataggaaGGAATTTGTACAATGGTTAGAATTATATTCTTATGTTAGCTACAtttttttgattatttcatGAAAGTACAGGTTAATGGAAAATCATAACAAATTAGGAAAACTGAAAAAAGTTTGAAGTTTTAAAGTGATATTAAGAGACTCTCACTGCAGCAGTAACAAGAGATGTCAACTTCAATCGTAAGGCTATAATTCCCAAAGCTGTCTTGCTCTTTCAGATTCAGAGCAGTGATGCAAATGAATGAGTTTGAGCATGTTTGTCTCTCCGATATCCGAAGGGATCTCTTGCAACTGCCACAGATCTCAAgcaatgagcttttcaagagCTCGAAAAGCAGAGGTGTCAGCCCAACACACGACATCACAGCCGTCGATTCTCAAGAACCCGAGACAAGGAAACTCACCGTTGAAAATGCTCAACTCGCCTCCCAAGAAAGAGTTGTGTTCTAGCTCAAGAACTTGTAGATGTGGAACGAACCAATCGTTGCCAGATCTTCTCGAGCGAGGCTGCAGTTTCTCAAGCACAACTTGTTTAGCCAAGTGGGGAATGCAAGCCTCTTGCTCAGCAAACCCACTGGAAATCTTCATAACCTGTTGGGAATTCCAAACAAAGATCAACATTTGCAGATTCCAAAcaaaggatattgaagaaggaAGCTTGAACTCGGAGAAATTAGCAGGACTATGAGCAAAGAACCGCAACTTACACTTCGTTGATAGATCTCTCACTGTAGAATCCCTCACTCACACACCAAACTCTCGCAGAAGAAAATAACTTTTCTTCATCTGCTAAGCTTATGCATAGGTCTCTGAGAAGATCATGAATGCAGACAGATCTAATCTTTCCACTCTTACGATACTTACCAACTTAAACGAGGTTCCTGTCAACGAGATCCTTTAAGTAATCCTCTTCCAAGACTCGAGTAGCTTTTGGTTTTAGAAATCCCTCAGCAACCCAAAGTTTGGTGATTCGCGAGACTGGAATCTCGCGATCCTCTTGAAAAGTCCCCATATAAAGAAAACATGGCTTTAGATGAGCAGGCAAATGGCTATAACTCGAATACAACACATTTAAGCGTTGGTCCCCCTCTCCAGAACTCAAAATTGCTCTTTTGTTTTCTAACACATTGTGCCAATATTCAACTGTCTTAGCCGACTTAGTACGAAGCCTCTCCGTTACTGGTAACGGATCTTGATGAATTAGCAGTCGGCTGCTCGTATCAAGTTGAGCAAAGGGATTCAATCTGTTTCATACTTCCCAAACAGGAGGCAGTTAAAAACTAttgacaagtcaaaaacaattAATACACAGATAGAGCTCAGCAGTAACATCGCTGCCATCACTTGTTCCTATTGATATTGTTTCTTGCAGCAGTTCTTGTGCAAGGtctatatttcttttttttctcccCAAGAAAACTAATTGCTTATTATTTTCGATGCTCAGTTTTCAATAATGACAATGAACCTCAGATACCACAGGAGGTATTGGAGGGTCTCGAGTTCAAATCTCACTTAAAGATCGCCATACATTAACTTACAAGCTCAGAAAAAACAGAGATCTTGATTTCAATCAAGAATTCATATTACATTGTGAAACTAAATTAAATGTAGTTTATTTTATGTAGTTTACATTGTGTCATAggtgagacagagagagagaggggccaCTTTATTATATGTATCTAGTCTTGATTATCGTTCCACATTACTGTAGAAAAACATAGagattaaataaacaaataagcaATTGTACTTTCCCATTAATCTCTATTGCAATAATTCTTGACCTTCAAACACAACATAAGACCTAACTAGAATAGAAATCCTCTGGTACGAGTTTCTTAACCTTATTAAACAGAACGCTATCTTTACCTTCCCTTTTCACTGGTTCAATCAACATCGAATATGAAATTTTGTCAAGTGTGAATACCCTTGCATCCATCTCTTCCATGAGTGGCATTGCATCAAGCGTCTGGTTCCTTTTGAGAAGACCTTGAACAAAAACATTGTACGTCACATTATCAGGCAAGCAACCGTTGTTTACCATTTTCATCATCAAATACTTAGCCTCCTCGATCTGCCCTTCCTCAGAAAGTGCACCGATAAAGATTGTATACGTTATTACGTCAGGCTGCAAACCTTTGGACGGAAGCTCATAGAACAGATCCTTGGCCTCCTCTATCTGCCCTTTTCTGCAAAGTGCACCAATGAGAATACTATATGTTAGGACGTCAGGCTGCAAACCTTTGGATAGAAGCTCGTCAAACAAATCCTCTGCTTCTCCGATTTTGTTGTCGTTGCACAATCCCTCAATGAGAATATTATATGTTCTCATGTCAGGCAGCAAACCTTTGGATGGAAGCTCGTCGATAAGATCCTTTGCTTCTCTGACATTGTTGTCGTTGCACAATCCCTGAATGAGAATATTGTATGTTACTATGTCTGGAATGATACCTTTATCTTCCATGATATGCAACACTGGAAAAGCTTCAGCAATACGATGAGCTCCGCACAAACCATCCAACACGATATTATAAGTCCTTATATCCGGAGACACTTGTAGAGCTTCCATCTCTTTAAACAACTTCAAGCCGTCTTCACATTTGCCTTCACGAAATAAGGCCTCTAGCATTATGCTATAAGAAACCACATTGTGCTTTAACCTTTTAGCAGGAATTATGGTAAAAAGACGTGAAACTTCATCAACTTTCCCCATTTTGCAATACCCGTTCATCAAGCTACTGTAGCTTATGATATCAGGCTGGATTCCGGAATTCACTGCCAATTGCAAAATGCGTCTGGCTTCGTCCATTTTCCCTTGCAAACAATACCCATTCATTAAGCTATTGTAGCTGATGATATCGGGCTTGATTCCAGAGTTCACTGCCAATTGGAAAATGCGCCCGGCTTCATCCATTTTCCCTTGCAAGCAATACCCATTAATCAATGCATTGTATATGACAATGTTGGGGTGAACATCAATCTCCTTCATAGATACCAACAAATGCTCGGCCTCTTCCACATTTCCATCTCTGCACCAAGTATCCACAAAGATATTACACGTCACCACATCTGGGAAGACAATCATCTTCTTGAAAATGTCTTCAGCCTCATCCTCTCTACGATGACTGCACAACCCCTCGATTATTGAATTATATGTCACAATATCGGGTGAAATCCCCTTATCACCCAAACTGGAGAAGAGTTGGAGAGCTTCGTCCACCTTTCCTTCCTTGCATAGACCATCAATGACTATGTTGTATGCATAGACATCGGGTTTGCAGTTCCCTTTTCCCTTTTCCAATGAGCAGAGCAACTCAATCGCCTGGAGAATATCCCCAGCTTTGCATAATCCATTAATTATAGTATTATACGTATATTTATCGGGCTCACATAAATGGAAGGCCGACAGCTTCCCCAAAAATTTAGCTGCCTCTGGTATCCTTTCAACAAACAGAAGGCCTTTCAAGAGAGTGTTAAAGGTTACAACATCAGGCTCGTACCCACGCTTGAAAAAACTGCCTAAGATCGCAAACCCAAAATCAGGCCTTTTCAGTCGGCAATAGCAATCAATCGCAATATTCAACGTGTAGTGATTTACAGGAGCATCCCTTTGAAGCATTTCGTCGAACAGATGAAGTGCAGCAGAGTATTGTTTCAGCTTGACCACAACGCTCAGCAATTTCGAGAAAAGCTTAACAGAAGGAAGTGGCTCCGTTCTCATCATCTCCCGAAATAGAGCGACAGCATCATTGGGCTCACGTATAGATTCAAAATCGAATCTGGGATAGGCGGAGAAGTATCTAATTTGGTGGGTGAGATTATCAAAATTGAATCTGGGTTTGACAAGAAACGAAGCAATGGGGAGAGTGGATGAATTGAATGAAGAATTGGAGATAATTCTTCCCAAAATCATGGCAGCGTGATTCCGACTCATCCTCACTctagtttttctttttatgtgATAATTTTGCAGAATATTTCGAAGAGATGAATGAAAAAGGTGTATGATGATAAGATAAGTGCAAAAGCAGATTAATttgattgaaaataaacaaaGTGGGTGTTGTGTTAAATAGCCTTCCAAAGAAAAGCATAactgaaaacaataaaatagcTCAACTAATCCCAAATAATAGGACTTTATTAGACCGAAATGAAGATAAATTCCTTGCAATTAATTAGTGGACGGATTTTGTCTTATTTTTCTTGCTGATAAAGATTAATATATTTGGCCATGAGTTAGTCAAAGTAGAGCAAATTACCTTTAAATTAAAAAGGGTAAATTTGgtttaaaatcataataaatttttaaattttagtttttttcacaaactttcattcttgtttcaaaatacataataaatctttttttttttttgaactttcCCATAGTGTGATTTTCCGGCGAATTTTTTGAATGACGTGGCTCCgaatttgaatgatgtggcatatttaagggttaagtaccacttTTTCCCTCAACGTTGACACCCATATCGCCTTTAACACCCTAGCGTCAGAGTTgacgctgtttactacctcaacgtttcAAAATTGAAGCAAACTGCCCCCACGTTTTAACGGCCATCCCAATCGCAGCTCTAACAGGATCAAGCACCGTTAAAACGCAGGAGGCAATTAGATTGTCATGTCACATAATTTCCATATAATTACATTGTATTGCCACGTCATTTAAATTTTGATCGGAATTTGTCAtcgtgggaaattccaaaaaaaaagatttattatgaattttgaaacaaaaatgaaatattgtgggaaaaaccaaaatttgaaagtttattatgattttataccaaatttacccaattaaaaattaaatttattcatatcaaaagttatataatttatatatatatctatactatattaaaaagggagttttcaatttcaaattgatttcaaatcaatttcaaaattgagtgaaaattttgtagttagaagCTGCTTCATCTGAAACGTTCAAAAACATCAAGTTAGATCAAGACGATATACTTGACACTACCACGTCGAATGATCATCGAATTTTAAATAATCAACGACTGGTATAAAATCTTTACATCAACATCAACAAGTTGTTTCAAGTTCTTCTGGATTCCTGGCACGTGGCCCTTTCCCACAACAGCAACCACAGAGTTATGCTCGCGAGCGACTTCCAGTAACTTGGCcgacatatatctatatatagcaAATACAGAATGAAAACAGTCAAACATGCAAGATTACAAGGATGAAAAGCCTAAAATAGCAAGATGAATTAGAACACTAACAGATCGCGCTCATGGGTAAGGGTTTCAAATAAAGTAGGACTAATTTTGGCCATCTCCAGAGTTACTGCACTAACGGCGTTAGGATCATTGAGAGCTCTCATGAACTGCATAAAGGAAAAATCAACATTTTTATACTCAAGTAGTATCATTAAAACTGACCTCCCCACATATAACGCAGATAATATTTGTAAGTCTTATATGGCAAATAAGTATACCAGCTTTAAGGTATCTTTGAGTTTATCTCTTGAATTTTTACGACAATAGAGGAAAAATTCCCAAAGAAACGACATGACCCGCATTCTCCGCGCTGTAATCTGCAGGAGACAAAAACTAGGAATTGAAAAGCAAGTTGTAGTAAGCTTTAGGATATATTCATACAATGTGTAGGTGTATAACCATGCAGAGGTTAAAcattaataataatgaaaagtTAAAAGTTAATCTGTGAATGATTTTCTGAGATGAACTCGCAgctattaattaaatggttaataCTATTGCAAGGAAAATTCAATAGTCGCAGTCAGAGTATTAACACTATTCAAAGTGCAAGATACAAAAAGAAAAGTAGCTTACACCAATAGGTCGATCACCAAGTACAACCTTGGCACCATACTCGTTGGCTTCCTCATACGCCACTTGAAACTCTCCCCCAGTATTACTCTAGAAAAGGAGATGAGTATATATGAAAGATAGAATCATACGCCAAAAAATGTTTCACTACTAAGTCAGCATATATGAAAGATAGAATCATACCTTAGCAAGATGAGTTAACAATTCTTACTTAAGAGCATATTACTTAAGAGCATATGAAAAGTCAGACAAGGGAAGTGTTCTTAATAAGTTCATTCATCTTCAACACCCAACACGAGCACGTTGGCTCTTCTTACAATGACATTGAAAAATCCATTCATCTTGAACCCCAAAAGGCCAAAGTTACCATTTCATCATTATTTCTGACTAATTATAGAGTGGCATCTTCCAACTTAATACTAGTGCTACCATTTCATGATTATTTCTGACTAATTACTAGCacttaattcaattaattcttccaaaactaaaaagaaatgaaatagAAATACGGCTCAACCTCGCCTGTTTTAGGCTTAAGATATTTAGCGCGACTAGGGCAAAGCTCCACGAGAACAGCCTGCAAGCATATCATTGCTGTTTTAGAAAGTGAAAACAATTATAGCATAAAAAGataacataaatatatactAAAATAAAAGTGGCTTCTATTGTTTCAAAAGAAAAGCACCTCTGGTTTTATCAATCGTATCAACTGCTTAACTTCCTGACAAGATTTCTGAAAATGGAGAGAAATTAACATAAGCTATTGTGATTCGATTACAATTCTACATATTAACAATGTAACAGGAAAATTtgagaattatatatatataacaaatacaGAGAAATTGCAGTAAATTACCGGAGACCGATGATAGGTTCCGATCAAAGACACAGCGCAAACACCGCCGCGCGCGGCTGACTCGCACGTGAGCATCGTCACACTCCCCGAGAGCTCCACCGGCAGCCTTTTATAAGTGTTTGTCGCAGGGACCAATTCAATTTGTTTtacatctttatatatataaaaaagcaaagtaaatgtaatttaattcaattgcaaggatataattggaatttatGACAAAAGTGGTAACCACAAACTCCTAAAAATTGGCTGACAATTAGCTTGGCTAAGAAAAAACGGATGATTACCTaataattaactaaataaatataaacattaaataattgaaatctTCTATTGCACTAAATttgttatattaaaatatttatatttttagtaatgatatttaaagggaaaaaaaactaGAATccgtatttcaatttttttcagtttttgtcaattatatattataattgattttatgaagaaaattataaaaaaaaataattcattacAAATGGTACACTAGAAGAAAATAGCACATACATAAGACAACATACATAACAATCTTTGTCAaaaaccgttatatatgagcgctTTTTTTTacaatagataacggtttgattaattttcattatatttataGTGTTATCTATATATGCATATGAAACAATGCGTTATATATGATCGTTATCTATTAGTCatatacataacggtactacTGAACCGTTTAATacattcaaatgacacttttaataataaaaacgaTAATTTTCTTAAATGCAAATGATTCTTCGCAGATGATATACTTTTACAAAAGCAAATAATACTTTTGTGTAATATTTTTATCACCAAAttctctctcccctctcatTTTTTCCAATCAAAttatctctcttctttttttctttttctattttaaatatttttaaaaaattgttaattttgattcatgaaaaattatttaatatgaatattaaattaaagattacgagAATTTCTTTAAttcaatgtaaaaattataaaaaaatgaatttaaagtAAATATATTGCGGTCCGTGCGTAGCACGGGAGGACATActagtaataataatatacaGATACCATACTTTTTTTTAACCAGTTCTTTTATATTCCTTCCGGGCTCGTTCAATCAGTGAAAGACTTTCTATCTTAATATTGAGGTATAAGGACTTAAAATAAACTAAGTTAAATCGAATGGTATATATACAGTCTAAAAAAGTGAGGTACAaggatttaaaataaattataaactgTTGGTACGTGATGTGATCAAGAAAAATGAATACCCCTCCTTCAATACTcttgtatttataaattatattgctTAGCACTTTCTTCAAATGTGTCTGAAATTAGAGACAATTGTTGAATTTCTAATGCAATCAatgtgaaaatttaaacattactCAAAACCATCATAAGATCTgttagttttatttaattatttaataaaattgtacGGACGAATAGAATGATTTTCGAAGTTTTATGATCACCATTTCACCGATTACTACTAGCATGGCAAATAAAGTTGAAACACTGAATTTGGTTTGTTTAACATTGCCATATAATTACTGAGTTGATCGtattaaaatttgatttgtttaaCATTGCCATATAATTAAATGATAGTATAACAATTGtatcaaacttttttttttaatttacctATGACTCTTTAAGACCATGTTTTATCCagccttcataattatttatggCCTGACACAGATTGAGATTGAAGAATCTAAAAGAAATAACCAGTTGGTTATTCACTACGCATGATTATTCATACAAAGTAATTCTCTTGAATTAACAAATTATAGTACTTTTTAGCTCTTTCTTCTAATGTGTGAGAAGTTAGAGATATTTGTTGAATTTCTAAAAACATGCAAACACGATAAAAAAAAAGGTCTAAACCATTTCAGCAAATATCATGGCAATCTCACAGGCAACTAAAGTTGTAAGCAGAAAAAATGTGTAGAAAGAAATATAACAGATTTCAAAACAAAATGTCTAATAAAAGGACATTACATTACATCTTTTAAGAGATAAATGCCAGATATTATGGCAACTGTTGCTCCAATGCCTCTAACAGTCGTGAACATTCTCTTCACAATTGGTACATGAAGCAGTTGCTTCATCTGaaacattcaaaaacataaAGTTATATCAAGACGATATACTTGACAATACGACGTGTAATGATCATTGAATTTTAAAGAATCAACGAATGGCATAAAATCTTTACGTCAACAGGTTGTTTCCAGTTCTTCTGGATCCCTGGCACGTGGCCCTTTCCCACAATAGCAACGATAGAGCTATGCTCACGAGCGACTTCCAACAACTTGCccgatatatatctatataccACAATATAGAATGAAAACAATCAAACATGCAAGATTACAAGGATGAGAAGCCTTGAATAGCAAGATGAATCAGAACACTAACCGATCACGCTCATAGACAAGGGTTTCCACGTAAGAAGGGAGCAACTTGGCAAGCTCCTGATTTAGTGCACCAGTGATAGTGTTGTTAGGACCATCTGATTTAATTCTGTTTAACTGCATAAAGGAAAAATCaacttttttatatttgtaagTCTTATAATTAAGGTAAATAAGTATACCTGCTTTAAGGTACTTATGAGTTTCTCTcttgaaaatataaaagaaatgcAAAATTCCCGAAGAAACGCCATGACCGGGAATCTACGGAATGTAATCTACAGGAGACAGAAACCATGAAATGAAAAGCAAGTTTTAGTAAGCTTTAGGATATATTCACACAATGTGTGCAGGTGAGCTTAAACATAAATAATAGTGAAAAGTCAAAGTTAATATGTGAATGATTTTTCTGAGATGAAGTTACCGCTATAAATTAAATGGGAAATATTATTGTAAGGAAAACTCAATAGTTGCAGTCAGAGTATTAAGACTATTCAAGTGCAAACACAAGAAGAAAAGTAGCTCACTCCGCTAGGTCGATCACCAAGTACAACTTTGGCACCATATTTGTTAGCTTCCTCATACGCCACTTGAAACTCTCCCAATGGATTACTCTAGAAAAGGAGATGAGTATCATTTTGCAAAACTGGTGTGGAATTTGCTGAAGAAGCCAAAACAATGTTTCTCTACTAAGAGGGtctttggctgagcttataagttcttcaaaacaacttataagctgtttaagaacttattttgccaaacgcactactagaaaaacgctcatagataacggataaatcgttatctatgagcaaaaaaagcgttgtgtatagtggtgttatctattataggtgtcatacacaacggtttaaaaaccgttatctatgaagggaaaagataacagtacaaccacacatacataacggttataaaaccgttatctatgaagggaaaagataacagtacaaccatacatacataacggttataaaaccgttatctatgttgattatagataacggttttcgactgttatgtattataatttatccgttatctattccataatatatattttttcatattatagttaacagttttttatactttttataacggtttaaaccgttatctttgtaagatatagataacggttttccactgttatgtattagaatttatccgttatgtattatataatattttttttccatattatagttaacagttttttatactttttataacagtttaaaccgttatctttgtaagacatagataacggttttttgtaccttttataacgattttaaccattatctttaatatttaatatttttttctcaatttttatgttatttatataaagaaataaataaataactttaaaacaacaaaatgataaaatcaacaataacaatattatatattatccaAAATATTCGTACATTATCATTCgaat harbors:
- the LOC131012673 gene encoding pentatricopeptide repeat-containing protein At3g22470, mitochondrial-like isoform X2, with product MSRNHAAMILGRIISNSSFNSSTLPIASFLVKPRFNFDNLTHQIRYFSAYPRFDFESIREPNDAVALFREMMRTEPLPSVKLFSKLLSVVVKLKQYSAALHLFDEMLQRDAPVNHYTLNIAIDCYCRLKRPDFGFAILGSFFKRGYEPDVVTFNTLLKGLLFVERIPEAAKFLGKLSAFHLCEPDKYTYNTIINGLCKAGDILQAIELLCSLEKGKGNCKPDVYAYNIVIDGLCKEGKVDEALQLFSSLGDKGISPDIVTYNSIIEGLCSHRREDEAEDIFKKMIVFPDVVTCNIFVDTWCRDGNVEEAEHLLVSMKEIDVHPNIVIYNALINGYCLQGKMDEAGRIFQLAVNSGIKPDIISYNSLMNGYCLQGKMDEARRILQLAVNSGIQPDIISYSSLMNGYCKMGKVDEVSRLFTIIPAKRLKHNVVSYSIMLEALFREGKCEDGLKLFKEMEALQVSPDIRTYNIVLDGLCGAHRIAEAFPVLHIMEDKGIIPDIVTYNILIQGLCNDNNVREAKDLIDELPSKGLLPDMRTYNILIEGLCNDNKIGEAEDLFDELLSKGLQPDVLTYSILIGALCRKGQIEEAKDLFYELPSKGLQPDVITYTIFIGALSEEGQIEEAKYLMMKMVNNGCLPDNVTYNVFVQGLLKRNQTLDAMPLMEEMDARVFTLDKISYSMLIEPVKRED
- the LOC131012673 gene encoding pentatricopeptide repeat-containing protein At3g22470, mitochondrial-like isoform X1; protein product: MSRNHAAMILGRIISNSSFNSSTLPIASFLVKPRFNFDNLTHQIRYFSAYPRFDFESIREPNDAVALFREMMRTEPLPSVKLFSKLLSVVVKLKQYSAALHLFDEMLQRDAPVNHYTLNIAIDCYCRLKRPDFGFAILGSFFKRGYEPDVVTFNTLLKGLLFVERIPEAAKFLGKLSAFHLCEPDKYTYNTIINGLCKAGDILQAIELLCSLEKGKGNCKPDVYAYNIVIDGLCKEGKVDEALQLFSSLGDKGISPDIVTYNSIIEGLCSHRREDEAEDIFKKMIVFPDVVTCNIFVDTWCRDGNVEEAEHLLVSMKEIDVHPNIVIYNALINGYCLQGKMDEAGRIFQLAVNSGIKPDIISYNSLMNGYCLQGKMDEARRILQLAVNSGIQPDIISYSSLMNGYCKMGKVDEVSRLFTIIPAKRLKHNVVSYSIMLEALFREGKCEDGLKLFKEMEALQVSPDIRTYNIVLDGLCGAHRIAEAFPVLHIMEDKGIIPDIVTYNILIQGLCNDNNVREAKDLIDELPSKGLLPDMRTYNILIEGLCNDNKIGEAEDLFDELLSKGLQPDVLTYSILIGALCRKGQIEEAKDLFYELPSKGLQPDVITYTIFIGALSEEGQIEEAKYLMMKMVNNGCLPDNVTYNVFVQGLLKRNQTLDAMPLMEEMDARVFTLDKISYSMLIEPVKREGKDSVLFNKVKKLVPEDFYSS
- the LOC131012674 gene encoding uncharacterized protein LOC131012674 isoform X2, whose protein sequence is MYGLYPLYSAALVITAYPKWCLRSIPIYCSLSATAEFGKSYKRKKLPVELLESVTKLTCESAARGGACDVYLIGTVHNSPSNPLGEFQVAYEEANKYGAKVVLGDRPSGITFRRFPVMAFLREFCISFIFSREKLISTLKQLNRIKSDGPNNTITGALNQELAKLLPSYVETLVYERDRYISGKLLEVAREHSSIVAIVGKGHVPGIQKNWKQPVDVKILCHSLIL
- the LOC131012674 gene encoding uncharacterized protein LOC131012674 isoform X1, with the protein product MYGLYPLYSAALVITAYPKWCLRSIPIYCSLSATAEFGKSYKRKKLPVELLESVTKLTCESAARGGACDVYLIGTVHNSPKSCQEVRQLIRLIKPGAVLVELCPFGAKFLNRIAKRKIYESNPLGEFQVAYEEANKYGAKVVLGDRPSGITFRRFPVMAFLREFCISFIFSREKLISTLKQLNRIKSDGPNNTITGALNQELAKLLPSYVETLVYERDRYISGKLLEVAREHSSIVAIVGKGHVPGIQKNWKQPVDVKILCHSLIL